A window of the Gossypium hirsutum isolate 1008001.06 chromosome A05, Gossypium_hirsutum_v2.1, whole genome shotgun sequence genome harbors these coding sequences:
- the LOC107957756 gene encoding cryptochrome-1 isoform X1, which yields MSGSACSIVWFRRDLRVEDNPALAAGVRAGAVVAVFVWAPEEEGHYYPGRVSRWWLKHSLAHLDSSLRSLGTCLITKRSSDSVSSLLEVVKSTGATQLYFNHLYDPISLVRDHRAKEVLTAHGVAVRSFNADLLYEPWDVNDAQGRPFTTFSAFWERCLSMPYDPEAPLLPPKRIISGDVTTCHSDELVFEDKSEKGSNALLARAWSPGWSNADKALTTFINGPLIEYSKNRRKADSATTSFLSPHLHFGEVSVRKVFHLVRIKQVLWANEGNKAGEESVNLFLKSIGLREFSRYLSFNHPYSHERPLLGHLKFFPWVVDEGYFKAWRQGRTGYPLVDAGMRELWATGWLHDRIRVVVSSFFVKVLQLPWRWGMKYFWDTLLDADLESDALGWQYISGTLPDGREFDRIDNPQFEGYKFDPHGEYVRRWLPELARLPTDWIHHPWNAPESVLQAAGIELGSNYPLPIVGIDAAKDRLQEALSVMWQQEAASRAAIENGTEEGLGDSSESAPFAFPQDIQMEENVEPARNGAPATTRRYEDQMVPTMTSSLVRGIHEEASSDLRTSTEDSRAEVPRNINIHQEPQRDSLNQGIQQTARNNNTFRQFNLPMGLGNAEDSTADSSTSSSRRERDGGVVPVWSPPASSYSEQFIGDENGIATSSSYLPRHPQSHQIVNWRRLSQTGENY from the exons ATGTCAGGTAGTGCTTGCAGCATAGTTTGGTTCAGGAGGGATCTGAGAGTTGAAGATAATCCAGCACTTGCAGCTGGTGTTAGAGCTGGCGCTGTTGTTGCGGTTTTTGTATGGGCACCTGAAGAAGAAGGCCATTATTACCCTGGAAGGGTGTCAAGGTGGTGGCTGAAGCACAGTTTGGCTCACCTTGATTCTTCTTTGAGGAGCCTTGGTACTTGTCTCATCACTAAGAGATCTTCTGATAGTGTTTCCTCTCTGCTTGAGGTTGTTAAATCTACTGGTGCTACTCAGCTCTACTTCAATCACTTGTATG ATCCTATATCACTGGTTAGGGATCATCGGGCAAAGGAGGTATTAACAGCCCATGGTGTAGCAGTTCGATCGTTCAATGCAGATTTACTTTATGAACCCTGGGATGTAAATGATGCTCAAGGACGCCCTTTCACTACTTTTTCTGCTTTCTGGGAAAGATGCCTGAGCATGCCCTATGATCCTGAGGCTCCACTTCTTCCTCCTAAGAGAATCATTTCAG GCGATGTGACAACTTGCCATTCGGATGAATTGGTGTTTGAAGATAAATCAGAGAAGGGAAGCAATGCGCTTTTAGCTCGAGCATGGTCACCTGGTTGGAGTAATGCTGATAAGGCTTTGACCACATTCATTAATGGACCTCTAATTGAGTACTCTAAGAATAGAAGAAAGGCTGATAGTGCCACCACCTCATTTCTCTCTCCCCACTTGCACTTTGGGGAGGTGAGCGTCAGAAAAGTCTTTCATCTTGTCCGCATCAAGCAGGTTCTATGGGCCAATGAAGGGAATAAAGCTGGTGAGGAGAGTGTTAACTTGTTTCTCAAGTCAATTGGTCTGAGGGAATTTTCAAGATACTTGAGTTTTAACCATCCTTACAGCCATGAAAGGCCTCTTCTTGGGCATCTTAAGTTTTTCCCTTGGGTAGTGGATGAGGGCTATTTTAAGGCATGGAGACAAGGTAGAACTGGTTATCCATTGGTGGATGCTGGCATGAGAGAGTTGTGGGCCACTGGCTGGTTACATGACCGGATAAGAGTTGTAGTTTCAAGTTTCTTTGTGAAGGTTCTGCAGCTTCCATGGAGATGGGGTATGAAGTACTTTTGGGATACCTTATTAGATGCAGATTTAGAGAGTGATGCTCTTGGTTGGCAGTATATATCCGGTACTCTTCCGGATGGCCGTGAGTTTGACCGCATAGATAATCCACAG TTTGAGGGTTACAAATTTGACCCACATGGAGAATATGTCCGAAGGTGGCTCCCTGAACTTGCAAGATTGCCAACAGATTGGATTCACCATCCATGGAATGCTCCTGAATCTGTACTCCAAGCTGCTGGAATTGAGCTCGGATCAAATTACCCTCTTCCTATTGTAGGAATAGATGCTGCAAAAGATAGGTTGCAAGAAGCACTTTCGGTGATGTGGCAGCAAGAAGCTGCTTCAAGAGCTGCAATTGAGAATGGAACTGAAGAAGGCCTTGGAGACTCTAGTGAATCAGCGCCATTTGCCTTCCCTCAAGACATACAAATGGAGGAAAATGTTGAACCAGCAAGGAACGGTGCTCCAGCTACAACTCGGCGATACGAAGATCAGATGGTTCCTACCATGACTTCTTCTTTGGTGAGAGGCATACATGAAGAAGCTTCTTCGGATCTTAGAACTTCAACAGAAGATAGCAGAGCAGAAGTTCCAAGAAACATTAATATACATCAAGAACCACAAAGAGACTCATTAAACCAGGGAATTCAGCAAACAGCTCGTAACAACAACACTTTTCGGCAATTTAATCTGCCAATGGGGTTGGGAAATGCTGAGGATTCCACAGCAGATTCATCTACTAGCAGTAGTAGGAGAGAAAGGGATGGCGGAGTTGTTCCAGTTTGGTCTCCTCCAGCTTCTAGTTATTCAGAGCAGTTCATAGGTGATGAAAACGGTATTGCTACGAGCTCATCTTATTTACCAAGGCATCCACAGTCCCACCAAATAGTAAACTGGAGGCGTTTATCTCAAACTGG GGAAAACTATTGA
- the LOC107957754 gene encoding transcription factor MYB93, producing the protein MGRSACCDENGLKKGPWTPEEDQKLVHYIKRHGHGSWRALPRLAGLNRCGKSCRLRWTNYLRPDIKRGKFSQDEEQTILHLHSVLGNKWSAIATHLPGRTDNEIKNFWNTHLKKKLIQMGIDPMTHQPRTDIFASLPQLIALANLKELLENSPHLFDDQALILQAEAAHLAKLQYMQLLLHSAASTTTNDDSLSSPNGIADMEALNLLSSPVPAHVKENQVIPNSSQFSVGNASSQQLHHPTLLPHLLDPQVPFSFQTSLNNENTEMGNCSSFTMLSQGDNQTDNSSSWLLPSPTIPPTATETSLSNPGDVSSNSSNNNGAASPYWPELYFDDSIMHEIS; encoded by the exons ATGGGGAGATCTGCATGCTGTGACGAGAATGGCCTCAAGAAAGGACCTTGGACTCCCGAAGAAGACCAAAAGCTGGTTCACTACATTAAACGACATGGCCATGGCAGTTGGAGAGCTCTCCCTAGGCTTGCAG GTCTGAACAGATGTGGCAAAAGCTGTAGGCTAAGGTGGACGAATTACTTGAGGCCTGATATCAAGAGGGGCAAATTTTCTCAAGATGAAGAACAAACAATCCTGCATTTGCACTCCGTACTCGGAAACAA GTGGTCAGCCATTGCAACACATCTGCCAGGGCGCACTGATAACGAAATCAAGAACTTCTGGAATACCCATTTAAAGAAAAAGCTGATTCAAATGGGCATTGATCCAATGACCCATCAACCCAGAACTGACATCTTTGCTAGCTTGCCTCAGCTCATAGCCCTTGCTAACCTTAAAGAGCTCCTGGAAAACAGTCCTCATCTATTCGATGACCAAGCTTTAATATTACAGGCAGAAGCTGCTCACTTGGCTAAGCTTCAATACATGCAATTACTCCTCCATTCTGCTGCTTCAACGACGACCAACGACGACTCGTTATCTTCACCAAATGGCATTGCAGACATGGAAGCTCTCAACTTATTAAGTTCACCAGTTCCAGCTCATGTCAAAGAAAACCAAGTTATTCCAAATTCATCCCAATTTTCTGTGGGAAATGCTTCTTCTCAACAACTCCACCATCCCACCCTGTTACCTCACTTACTAGACCCACAAGTCCCTTTCAGTTTCCAAACATCGTTGAATAATGAAAACACTGAGATGGGGAACTGTTCCAGCTTTACAATGCTCAGCCAGGGAGATAACCAAACCGATAACTCATCGTCATGGCTTCTTCCATCCCCTACCATTCCTCCAACAGCCACCGAGACATCACTAAGCAATCCAGGAGATGTGAGCAGTAATTCTAGCAACAATAATGGCGCCGCCTCTCCTTACTGGCCTGAACTCTATTTCGACGACTCCATCATGCATGAGATTTCTTAG
- the LOC107957756 gene encoding cryptochrome-1 isoform X3: MSGSACSIVWFRRDLRVEDNPALAAGVRAGAVVAVFVWAPEEEGHYYPGRVSRWWLKHSLAHLDSSLRSLGTCLITKRSSDSVSSLLEVVKSTGATQLYFNHLYDPISLVRDHRAKEVLTAHGVAVRSFNADLLYEPWDVNDAQGRPFTTFSAFWERCLSMPYDPEAPLLPPKRIISGDVTTCHSDELVFEDKSEKGSNALLARAWSPGWSNADKALTTFINGPLIEYSKNRRKADSATTSFLSPHLHFGEVSVRKVFHLVRIKQVLWANEGNKAGEESVNLFLKSIGLREFSRYLSFNHPYSHERPLLGHLKFFPWVVDEGYFKAWRQGRTGYPLVDAGMRELWATGWLHDRIRVVVSSFFVKVLQLPWRWGMKYFWDTLLDADLESDALGWQYISGTLPDGREFDRIDNPQFEGYKFDPHGEYVRRWLPELARLPTDWIHHPWNAPESVLQAAGIELGSNYPLPIVGIDAAKDRLQEALSVMWQQEAASRAAIENGTEEGLGDSSESAPFAFPQDIQMEENVEPARNGAPATTRRYEDQMVPTMTSSLVRGIHEEASSDLRTSTEDSRAEVPRNINIHQEPQRDSLNQGIQQTARNNNTFRQFNLPMGLGNAEDSTADSSTSSSRRERDGGVVPVWSPPASSYSEQFIGDENGIATSSSYLPRHPQSHQIVNWRRLSQTG, from the exons ATGTCAGGTAGTGCTTGCAGCATAGTTTGGTTCAGGAGGGATCTGAGAGTTGAAGATAATCCAGCACTTGCAGCTGGTGTTAGAGCTGGCGCTGTTGTTGCGGTTTTTGTATGGGCACCTGAAGAAGAAGGCCATTATTACCCTGGAAGGGTGTCAAGGTGGTGGCTGAAGCACAGTTTGGCTCACCTTGATTCTTCTTTGAGGAGCCTTGGTACTTGTCTCATCACTAAGAGATCTTCTGATAGTGTTTCCTCTCTGCTTGAGGTTGTTAAATCTACTGGTGCTACTCAGCTCTACTTCAATCACTTGTATG ATCCTATATCACTGGTTAGGGATCATCGGGCAAAGGAGGTATTAACAGCCCATGGTGTAGCAGTTCGATCGTTCAATGCAGATTTACTTTATGAACCCTGGGATGTAAATGATGCTCAAGGACGCCCTTTCACTACTTTTTCTGCTTTCTGGGAAAGATGCCTGAGCATGCCCTATGATCCTGAGGCTCCACTTCTTCCTCCTAAGAGAATCATTTCAG GCGATGTGACAACTTGCCATTCGGATGAATTGGTGTTTGAAGATAAATCAGAGAAGGGAAGCAATGCGCTTTTAGCTCGAGCATGGTCACCTGGTTGGAGTAATGCTGATAAGGCTTTGACCACATTCATTAATGGACCTCTAATTGAGTACTCTAAGAATAGAAGAAAGGCTGATAGTGCCACCACCTCATTTCTCTCTCCCCACTTGCACTTTGGGGAGGTGAGCGTCAGAAAAGTCTTTCATCTTGTCCGCATCAAGCAGGTTCTATGGGCCAATGAAGGGAATAAAGCTGGTGAGGAGAGTGTTAACTTGTTTCTCAAGTCAATTGGTCTGAGGGAATTTTCAAGATACTTGAGTTTTAACCATCCTTACAGCCATGAAAGGCCTCTTCTTGGGCATCTTAAGTTTTTCCCTTGGGTAGTGGATGAGGGCTATTTTAAGGCATGGAGACAAGGTAGAACTGGTTATCCATTGGTGGATGCTGGCATGAGAGAGTTGTGGGCCACTGGCTGGTTACATGACCGGATAAGAGTTGTAGTTTCAAGTTTCTTTGTGAAGGTTCTGCAGCTTCCATGGAGATGGGGTATGAAGTACTTTTGGGATACCTTATTAGATGCAGATTTAGAGAGTGATGCTCTTGGTTGGCAGTATATATCCGGTACTCTTCCGGATGGCCGTGAGTTTGACCGCATAGATAATCCACAG TTTGAGGGTTACAAATTTGACCCACATGGAGAATATGTCCGAAGGTGGCTCCCTGAACTTGCAAGATTGCCAACAGATTGGATTCACCATCCATGGAATGCTCCTGAATCTGTACTCCAAGCTGCTGGAATTGAGCTCGGATCAAATTACCCTCTTCCTATTGTAGGAATAGATGCTGCAAAAGATAGGTTGCAAGAAGCACTTTCGGTGATGTGGCAGCAAGAAGCTGCTTCAAGAGCTGCAATTGAGAATGGAACTGAAGAAGGCCTTGGAGACTCTAGTGAATCAGCGCCATTTGCCTTCCCTCAAGACATACAAATGGAGGAAAATGTTGAACCAGCAAGGAACGGTGCTCCAGCTACAACTCGGCGATACGAAGATCAGATGGTTCCTACCATGACTTCTTCTTTGGTGAGAGGCATACATGAAGAAGCTTCTTCGGATCTTAGAACTTCAACAGAAGATAGCAGAGCAGAAGTTCCAAGAAACATTAATATACATCAAGAACCACAAAGAGACTCATTAAACCAGGGAATTCAGCAAACAGCTCGTAACAACAACACTTTTCGGCAATTTAATCTGCCAATGGGGTTGGGAAATGCTGAGGATTCCACAGCAGATTCATCTACTAGCAGTAGTAGGAGAGAAAGGGATGGCGGAGTTGTTCCAGTTTGGTCTCCTCCAGCTTCTAGTTATTCAGAGCAGTTCATAGGTGATGAAAACGGTATTGCTACGAGCTCATCTTATTTACCAAGGCATCCACAGTCCCACCAAATAGTAAACTGGAGGCGTTTATCTCAAACTGGGTAA
- the LOC107957756 gene encoding cryptochrome-1 isoform X2: protein MSGSACSIVWFRRDLRVEDNPALAAGVRAGAVVAVFVWAPEEEGHYYPGRVSRWWLKHSLAHLDSSLRSLGTCLITKRSSDSVSSLLEVVKSTGATQLYFNHLYDPISLVRDHRAKEVLTAHGVAVRSFNADLLYEPWDVNDAQGRPFTTFSAFWERCLSMPYDPEAPLLPPKRIISGDVTTCHSDELVFEDKSEKGSNALLARAWSPGWSNADKALTTFINGPLIEYSKNRRKADSATTSFLSPHLHFGEVSVRKVFHLVRIKQVLWANEGNKAGEESVNLFLKSIGLREFSRYLSFNHPYSHERPLLGHLKFFPWVVDEGYFKAWRQGRTGYPLVDAGMRELWATGWLHDRIRVVVSSFFVKVLQLPWRWGMKYFWDTLLDADLESDALGWQYISGTLPDGREFDRIDNPQFEGYKFDPHGEYVRRWLPELARLPTDWIHHPWNAPESVLQAAGIELGSNYPLPIVGIDAAKDRLQEALSVMWQQEAASRAAIENGTEEGLGDSSESAPFAFPQDIQMEENVEPARNGAPATTRRYEDQMVPTMTSSLVRGIHEEASSDLRTSTEDSRAEVPRNINIHQEPQRDSLNQGIQQTARNNNTFRQFNLPMGLGNAEDSTADSSTSSSRRERDGGVVPVWSPPASSYSEQFIGDENGIATSSSYLPRHPQSHQIVNWRRLSQTG, encoded by the exons ATGTCAGGTAGTGCTTGCAGCATAGTTTGGTTCAGGAGGGATCTGAGAGTTGAAGATAATCCAGCACTTGCAGCTGGTGTTAGAGCTGGCGCTGTTGTTGCGGTTTTTGTATGGGCACCTGAAGAAGAAGGCCATTATTACCCTGGAAGGGTGTCAAGGTGGTGGCTGAAGCACAGTTTGGCTCACCTTGATTCTTCTTTGAGGAGCCTTGGTACTTGTCTCATCACTAAGAGATCTTCTGATAGTGTTTCCTCTCTGCTTGAGGTTGTTAAATCTACTGGTGCTACTCAGCTCTACTTCAATCACTTGTATG ATCCTATATCACTGGTTAGGGATCATCGGGCAAAGGAGGTATTAACAGCCCATGGTGTAGCAGTTCGATCGTTCAATGCAGATTTACTTTATGAACCCTGGGATGTAAATGATGCTCAAGGACGCCCTTTCACTACTTTTTCTGCTTTCTGGGAAAGATGCCTGAGCATGCCCTATGATCCTGAGGCTCCACTTCTTCCTCCTAAGAGAATCATTTCAG GCGATGTGACAACTTGCCATTCGGATGAATTGGTGTTTGAAGATAAATCAGAGAAGGGAAGCAATGCGCTTTTAGCTCGAGCATGGTCACCTGGTTGGAGTAATGCTGATAAGGCTTTGACCACATTCATTAATGGACCTCTAATTGAGTACTCTAAGAATAGAAGAAAGGCTGATAGTGCCACCACCTCATTTCTCTCTCCCCACTTGCACTTTGGGGAGGTGAGCGTCAGAAAAGTCTTTCATCTTGTCCGCATCAAGCAGGTTCTATGGGCCAATGAAGGGAATAAAGCTGGTGAGGAGAGTGTTAACTTGTTTCTCAAGTCAATTGGTCTGAGGGAATTTTCAAGATACTTGAGTTTTAACCATCCTTACAGCCATGAAAGGCCTCTTCTTGGGCATCTTAAGTTTTTCCCTTGGGTAGTGGATGAGGGCTATTTTAAGGCATGGAGACAAGGTAGAACTGGTTATCCATTGGTGGATGCTGGCATGAGAGAGTTGTGGGCCACTGGCTGGTTACATGACCGGATAAGAGTTGTAGTTTCAAGTTTCTTTGTGAAGGTTCTGCAGCTTCCATGGAGATGGGGTATGAAGTACTTTTGGGATACCTTATTAGATGCAGATTTAGAGAGTGATGCTCTTGGTTGGCAGTATATATCCGGTACTCTTCCGGATGGCCGTGAGTTTGACCGCATAGATAATCCACAG TTTGAGGGTTACAAATTTGACCCACATGGAGAATATGTCCGAAGGTGGCTCCCTGAACTTGCAAGATTGCCAACAGATTGGATTCACCATCCATGGAATGCTCCTGAATCTGTACTCCAAGCTGCTGGAATTGAGCTCGGATCAAATTACCCTCTTCCTATTGTAGGAATAGATGCTGCAAAAGATAGGTTGCAAGAAGCACTTTCGGTGATGTGGCAGCAAGAAGCTGCTTCAAGAGCTGCAATTGAGAATGGAACTGAAGAAGGCCTTGGAGACTCTAGTGAATCAGCGCCATTTGCCTTCCCTCAAGACATACAAATGGAGGAAAATGTTGAACCAGCAAGGAACGGTGCTCCAGCTACAACTCGGCGATACGAAGATCAGATGGTTCCTACCATGACTTCTTCTTTGGTGAGAGGCATACATGAAGAAGCTTCTTCGGATCTTAGAACTTCAACAGAAGATAGCAGAGCAGAAGTTCCAAGAAACATTAATATACATCAAGAACCACAAAGAGACTCATTAAACCAGGGAATTCAGCAAACAGCTCGTAACAACAACACTTTTCGGCAATTTAATCTGCCAATGGGGTTGGGAAATGCTGAGGATTCCACAGCAGATTCATCTACTAGCAGTAGTAGGAGAGAAAGGGATGGCGGAGTTGTTCCAGTTTGGTCTCCTCCAGCTTCTAGTTATTCAGAGCAGTTCATAGGTGATGAAAACGGTATTGCTACGAGCTCATCTTATTTACCAAGGCATCCACAGTCCCACCAAATAGTAAACTGGAGGCGTTTATCTCAAACTGG ATAA
- the LOC107957758 gene encoding nodulin-26: protein MANTPSITEDFSSKHSPMKHSVEEASPKLPPPTKRRTMEEAKVKHLPEFCVNNEILPSTMQKAVAELLGTYFLIFIGCGSALINDFEPLTIVGIAIVWGMVLMAAIYAVGHISGAHFNPAVTLALAAGQKFSWKLLPMYMVSQLLGSTLASLTLRALFHYRGIEVTVTQYKDSTSDLEAFAWEFIATFILMFNVCAIATDHRACKAVAGAAIGATVLFNVIVAGPITGASMNPARSLGPAVVSGVYKNLWVYIVAPVLGAMAATFVYSVLRAPEPEKPESIKSMHNELYSEV, encoded by the exons ATGGCCAACACGCCTTCAATTACCGAAGACTTCTCCTCAAAACATTCGCCTATGAAACATTCTGTAGAAGAGGCCTCCCCTAAACTTCCACCGCCTACAAAACGCCGTACCATGGAAGAAGCAAAAGTTAAACATTTACCAGAATTTTGCGTTAATAATGAAATTCTTCCGTCAACCATGCAGAAG GCTGTTGCAGAGCTCCTGGGCACATACTTTCTTATCTTTATAGGTTGTGGGTCAGCTCTTATAAACGATTTTGAACCACTAACTATTGTGGGCATAGCAATTGTATGGGGCATGGTTCTGATGGCAGCAATTTATGCTGTTGGCCATATCTCCGGTGCCCATTTCAACCCTGCTGTCACTCTTGCCTTGGCTGCTGGTCAGAAATTTTCATGGAAACTT TTACCTATGTATATGGTGTCTCAATTGCTTGGATCAACTCTTGCAAGCTTGACCCTCAGGGCATTGTTTCATTACCGAGGTATTGAAGTAACAGTGACCCAATACAAAGATTCAACTAGTGACCTTGAAGCCTTTGCATGGGAATTTATAGCGACTTTCATATTGATGTTCAATGTTTGTGCAATCGCCACTGACCACAGAGCG TGCAAAGCTGTCGCTGGAGCTGCAATAGGTGCTACAGTGCTGTTTAATGTCATTGTAGCTGG GCCGATTACCGGAGCTTCGATGAACCCTGCAAGAAGTTTAGGCCCTGCTGTTGTCTCCGGTGTTTATAAAAACCTTTGGGTCTATATTGTAGCTCCAGTTCTTGGAGCAATGGCCGCAACTTTTGTATACAGTGTTCTTCGAGCACCTGAACCAGAAAAGCCTGAGAGCATAAAAAGCATGCATAATGAGCTTTACTCTGAAGTCTGA